One Branchiostoma floridae strain S238N-H82 chromosome 15, Bfl_VNyyK, whole genome shotgun sequence DNA window includes the following coding sequences:
- the LOC118432109 gene encoding probable G-protein coupled receptor 139 has product MATEATSIEWDFLDNDTAMFNDTAGMPHVMRGPSPEFLAKAAKFNLFYNIMTYFILVIGVPGNVLSFVVMMGPRLRKAPSSLYLAALAVVDTIFLLTSVGLQILHDEDIIHASDVYCKLTKFLVRSSGYLSAWITTAFTVERYIAVCHPMRRSALCTMDKTRKVLLGMVLVVCSVSCLEFWAQVERENMCVFRDPQTWLNITIYDMTAGRLIPTAAVGVINIVIVIRVLQTQKNRQNLSKCAKETEKRQNQITVVLFTVSTTFFLLTVPQSVSVVYDLSSHGGLHGGLQDIDEDTLFRKQVTNHTLALMFKLNFSVNFILYCVTGRRFREAFLRIFCRCLPVEYRGGKRELLYKSSRFTQSTRFSNYCHAVQPGSASTPMGLSCIDHSTISLHSLHPHMNYSVSKHSNLSVTTPLTPAPLPSADSDASSAKNGGAKFQTSRV; this is encoded by the exons ATGGCCACGGAGGCGACCAGTATCGAATGGGACTTCCTCGACAACGACACGGCGATGTTCAACGACACGGCCGGCATGCCGCACGTCATGAGGGGGCCAAGTCCGGAGTTTCTCGCCAAAGCAGCGAAGTTCAACCTCTTCTACAACATCATGACTTACTTCATACTCGTCATAG GAGTCCCCGGCAACGTGTTGTCGTTCGTGGTGATGATGGGCCCGCGGCTGAGAAAGGCGCCGTCCAGTTTGTACCTGGCCGCCCTGGCCGTGGTGGACACCATCTTCTTACTGACTTCAGTAGGGCTGCAG ATACTTCACGACGAGGACATCATCCACGCCAGTGACGTGTACTGCAAGCTGACCAAGTTCCTGGTGCGTTCCTCCGGGTACTTGTCTGCCTGGATCACCACGGCCTTCACGGTGGAGCGGTACATCGCGGTGTGCCACCCCATGCGCAGGAGCGCGCTCTGCACGATGGACAAGACCAGGAAG GTCCTGCTGGGGATGGTTCTAGTGGTGTGCAGTGTGAGTTGCCTGGAGTTCTGGGCGCAGGTTGAGCGGGAAAACATGTGCGTGTTCCGCGACCCGCAGACATGGCTCAACATCACCATATACGACATGACGGCGGGCAGGCTCATTCCAACTGCCGCGGTGGGGGTCATCAACATAGTCATCGTCATCCGGGTTCTACAG ACACAAAAGAACCGTCAGAACTTGTCCAAGTGTGCCAAGGAGACGGAGAAGCGTCAAAACCAGATCACGGTGGTCCTGTTCACCGTGTCCACCACCTTCTTCCTCCTCACGGTCCCCCAGTCCGTCTCCGTAGTGTACGACCTCTCCTCGCACGGCGGGCTGCACGGCGGGCTCCAGGACATCGACGAAGACACCTTGTTCCGCAAGCAG GTCACCAACCACACCCTGGCGCTGATGTTCAAGCTCAACTTCTCCGTCAACTTCATCCTGTACTGCGTGACGGGGCGCCGCTTCAGGGAGGCCTTCCTGCGCATCTTCTGCAG GTGCCTGCCCGTGGAGTACCGTGGCGGGAAGAGGGAGCTGCTGTACAAGAGCAGCCGGTTCACTCAGAGCACCCGCTTCTCCAACTACTGCCACGCGGTGCAGCCTGGGTCCGCGTCCACTCCCATGGGCCTGTCGTGTATCGACCACAGCACCATCTCGCTGCACTCCCTCCATCCACACATGAACTACTCGGTCTCTAAACACTCCAATCTGAGCGTCACCACACCACTAACTCCCGCACCGCTGCCGTCAGCTGATTCTGATGCCTCGTCGGCTAAGAATGGGGGCGCCAAGTTTCAGACGTCGCGAGTGTAG